The genomic region cccacgatttaaaagaataaaagtatttgcaaaggtgggactatgatctcacctcgagtgcacgagtataaaggtacttcacaaagtaacgtatgcatgaaagttgcttagccttgacctaaacaagtaagttttatcaattaaccggttacgacacaaggtcgggtgaaatgtgttcaattagtcctatggctcgttacgactcgaatagtatagcatgtgaatcacgttgtcaagtttcatgcaagaatcaagtataaaagcatgttagaacgattgtaataaagtttgagttgacatttcaaaaccttaccattagaaaggaaatcttattacgtttccaacgatatttgattcatcgaaaacggagttacggtcaaaaagttatggccaaaacaagtttgctgaagttcggatgaaacaggcaattgtcgcggcgcgacaaattgctccgcggcgcgacaaatgcctattttgaaggtcagaaagcttgaaaaacatgttctaaaatcaccctttgggccacggcgcgacaaattgctccgcggcgcgacaatggccgtggcctggtaccaggtcagtttcaaatgttcaagtcttggtcaaaacttcaaacaaccataaaacgcaaaccgtaaacaactagaagacgtatcttataccgttggaaagctcttttgacaaggaacacaactaagcacttatcatcaaacaaaaacaacattttccataaccgatttctcgtcaagtgatcgtttaaaagtccattttcaaagtttcaagttcatcaattgcattttaagtttcgggaatccaattcacacatatgatatgccgttttgaaggtaatgaagcatacattactactaaacactaacaattaacattccatggcatttaaacatccaaatgttcatgtcaagaactatcaaaccctagtcaaacatcataaaatcattaatcgggtttttgaagttttcttaatcaacctacacatccaaacgaagctagtgatactagtaacacaattaaaacatgcactttaacaatctaacaacattaactcatccaaaatcaaggattaagcaaacccatttcaaatgttcaaactagttactcaaaacaacgaatcgagcaaacaaaacatatattcatgttatacacgagccatagacactaactaacaccatttcaagtcaaaaacacgaatttatagaaatctagagtttttagaaagttacccaaacgagatgaagttggtatcaaattgtagaggatgaagagaggattccaaatatgtaatttgttttgaagtttgcttcccgatccggatttagatgatgatttatgtttgtgttcttgagagaaaaaaagaaagaaagaaggaaaaagaaatggatgaatgaggggtggaggtggtgagtggttgactagtcaactactagccacctctttggtcaagtggcggaactagtccctcaagtttcagagcgggtgcgggaattaaccaaacgaatatttttaaaacgctcgagtaaacgggtgatgtcaaaattaaatagcgggaatataatgaacgttactcacggaaactattaatttaaatacgaaagattatgttttaaaaaaaaagacggtgttaaaattaaatttaacggaaaaaggcgggatgttacattatccacacctcaaaagaaatttcgtcccgaaatttagttggaagtagtagtcgttgtttcttcctcgagatcttgcgttgtcggttctacgaataagtgaaggtactcccttgggtatttcaacgaactttgacagtcgggatttcacgtcgtcttagagtttgggttcacgattcatggtttcgaccggccctcctaggaatgaagtttatcgtcgatagtgagttcatcaaagaagataacaagttctcgtttcgcaaaacacgtctttgagttgatacatcgaacgtaggataaacggagactcaaaatgggtcggaaaatctaaacggctagcgacgggtccaaaactccccaagatttcaaaaggattaaaatatcacggattttgttttctatgtttcccgaaacggactgcacctttccaaggtgcgactcttaacgtgacgcggtttcccacgtggaatttgaaatgtttacgtctaaatcggcgtagctcatttggcgacaacgagtcgtgttgggtctttcttggatatggataagttttctcggtcgctcatgcataatcccggtcccggtgaattggtcatcgtttacttggttcgacaaaaggagaatgacgtttccggtcacatgtggtttcaaaaggagtgacgttaaaactcgaatgaaaatcattgtagtacgaggattcggttaaaggaaaatacttttctcaagtaaatttgaagttggtaatacaaacttgtattatggtttccaaggtttaaatcgcatgtttgtttggtccgtcgggttgtggatggtacgcggtactcatgtctaaacgcggtcccgaggctctttgtaaggtactccaaaatctagaaatgaaacgaggatctcgatccgaaacgaggtacatctctttaaagtatattgaacaagtttgctaggaattgaaaacgttatctaggacaagtttctcaagaaaattcgcgtcgcggaagatttatcggtttccaaaaacgttcgtcggggcaagttcttatcgggttttgaaaacgattgttaggactatccaccctcgcggcgaatacttgtatgacgtgaagagtcgctctccattgagaatttagaataaggacctcctgaaccggaagtacgagggtgatgcaagagaagtttccgccccgatgtgagcataacgagtaaattgtagttagtcaataagactgcgcgagaacgagctagtatacccgtgtgacatacggttgaagtcgaatggaatcggtaattcattcggaagcataaatataatttgacaataattgaaggtgtgtccccggtatggttgttataaatattctcggagttttcggatgtccaaacatgaaaggatgaagtcatgtacatggcacatggtggtgtttaggttgatcgagtctaaccaccatcacgtgtcactagaactttggtatgtcttaccgtaatataaccacgttgatcgagtgtcgttatattacgccaaatcatacttccattcccacatcactccatgagttcaagttcgtgtcatcgtgaaaatctaaaatgaacaaaatgtaacgacgtctcaaacatgattcgtattgaatcgaaagaattagtgcaactctaaagatgcgttccccgagggaagtgtataagtgattgttcacgtcaatgcggttcgaatcagacaataaagtagttaggtatgaaaagagtaacgagtcatgatagcgagtagtacgcaaccgtagcgataaatagtgatgacgatactcacctagagtagtgacagtgactttacaatactcatggatagtaagctaagacggggtggataacaaccaaagaatttgagttcccgagctagagtagctaacgaagtcgcggtcatccgtacgcgtatgaatcttgaattcacgtgtgttaccaaaaagtggcggaatacgagttcgtaggatgaaggttgggtaccattaaaaagtttgcctaagaatggttcaagtataatgcacaagtagtcaagtaagtgctatctatagcaaatgtatgtcagaatgcaaatgctaactatccggttgtagtctagactcactaatgcgtcctaacgactctgttagacacactaatgcacgtcctagttccctacaaccaacgctctgataccacttgtaacgacccgaccaaaaccgttattgacggcgccgttaacttaggtcccgttgcgtggtcgtagtccctatatgagactcgtttgaccaaaattatgtcgcattcatttgaaaggtacaagacttgcaagtttagtttacaaaaccgttcgacaacaagtctaagtttacaaaagtcataaagtataaatgaaataacttgcgacataattagtttaaaaacacagttgctataaatagcgtaagtatgtaaacaaaagtttgaatccaaaggtgctatcactagcgtatgcatgtatgtatgcttgactccaagcatgaaatcagagtgtatgcatgtatgcttgaccccaagcaagtatgaatgtacgcggaagcatgtatcaaatagccatgtatgaacctgagaaacatatagaaaactgtcaacgaaaaacgttggtgagatcataaatgtatttgtaaacgtatattttgaaccacaatagtttgtatagatgattatccaaatcgtatttattccgaagaatgtagtttgtattgcgagcacccaattaccaaagcttaactgaatcttccctctgaattttgaatatagtgttagaacatacactatgcacgttgaaattatatttcatccactaacggtagcgaaccgtctgaatgagggttcgttaaacccgtatggccacacaacataatcactcgcttacacttacaccctgcaagtggaactaatgataattggattgaggacttttgttctaactcgtctgtatctttgtattcgcatttgtgttcaaagtataaaagtatgaaaagtatatatacatgtgaaatgtatataagtatgtaatgtatatgtttctcagcccacgatttaaaagaataaaagtatttgcaaaggtgggactatgatctcacctcgagtgcacgagtataaaggtacttcacaaagtaacgtatgcatgaaagttgcttagccttgacctaaacaagtaagttttatcaattaaccggttacgacacaaggtcgggtgaaatgtgttcaattagtcctatggctcgttacgactcgaatagtatagcatgtgaatcacgttgtcaagtttcatgcaagaatcaagtataaaagcatgttagaacgattgtaataaagtttgagttgacatttcaaaaccttaccattagaaaggaaatcttattacgtttccaacgatatttgattcatcgaaaacggagttacggtcaaaaagttatggccaaaacaagtttgctgaagttcggatgaaacaggcaattgtcgcggcgcgacaaattgctccgcggcgcgacaaatgcctattttgaaggtcagaaagcttgaaaaacatgttctaaaatcaccctttgggccacggcgcgacaaattgctccgcggcgcgacaatggccgtggcctggtaccaggtcagtttcaaatgttcaagtcttggtcaaaacttcaaacaaccataaaacgcaaaccgtaaacaactagaagacgtatcttataccgttggaaagctcttttgacaaggaacacaactaagcacttatcatcaaacaaaaacaacattttccataaccgatttctcgtcaagtgatcgtttaaaagtccattttcaaagtttcaagttcatcaattgcattttaagtttcgggaatccaattcacacatatgatatgccgttttgaaggtaatgaagcatacattactactaaacactaacaattaacattccatggcatttaaacatccaaatgttcatgtcaagaactatcaaaccctagtcaaacatcacaaaatcattaatcgggtttttgaagttttcttaatcaacctacacatccaaacgaagctagtgatactagtaacacaattaaaacatgcactttaacaatctaacaacattaactcatccaaaatcaaggattaagcaaacccatttcaaatgttcaaactagttactcaaaacaacgaatcgagcaaacaaaacatatattcatgttatacacgagccatagacactaactaacaccatttcaagtcaaaaacacgaatttatagaaatctagagtttttagaaagttacccaaacgagatgaagttggtatcaaattgtagaggatgaagagaggattccaaatatgtaatttgttttgaagtttgcttcccgatccggatttagatgatgatttatgtttgtgttcttgagagaaaaaaagaaagaaagaaggaaaaagaaatggatgaatgaggggtggaggtggtgagtggttgactagtcaactactagccacctctttggtcaagtggcggaactagtccctcaagtttcagagcgggtgcgggaattaaccaaacgaatatttttaaaacgctcgagtaaacgggtgatgtcaaaattaaatagcgggaatataatgaacgttactcacggaaactattaatttaaatacgaaagattatgttttaaaaaaaaagacggtgttaaaattaaatttaacggaaaaaggcgggatgttacacatgccttcaactttcgatgtaaatgaaagtttattttttaaaaacgaatgcaatgtttgtaaaatatatcatatagaggtcaagtacctcgtaatgaaatcaactattgtgaatcgtttataatgtatatgaacgggtcctttcagatcggTTGGATCAAGAGCTGTCTTTTTTCTTCTATGGCTTCTCTTTTACTGAATGGAAGTCCATCTTCAGAGTTTCCTATAGGTCGGGGTCTTAGACAAGGTGATCCCTTGTCTCCTTTCCTTTTCATTATCGGGATGGAAGGCTTAAAAGCAGCTATTAATGACGCCATGGATTTCGCTTTATATAATCCTGTTCGAGTGGGGCCGAGGGATAATTAGCGTGGCATTGCTTTATGTATGTATGCAGATGATGTTTTATTCATGGGAGAATGGTCTCAATCGAACGCTTCAAACCTTAAGCTGATTCTTGATTGTTTCTTTCGCGTTTCGGGATTGAAAATTAATCTCCTTAAATCTTCCCTTTATGGTGTGAGAGTTAGTCAAGTTGAGGTGAATCAGTTGGCTGAAAACATTGATTGTTGCCCCTCTTCCTTACCGTTTCATCACCTTGGTTTACTGGTTGGATATAATATGAACAAGACGGAAAATTGGAATTGCGTTATTGATAAGGCGAGAAAACGTCTTGCATCTTGGAAGGCAAATTTGATTTCGATAGGTGGTAGATTAACGCTTCTAAAATCGGTTTTAGGAGCTATTGGTACGTAATATATGTCTTTATTTAAAGCTCCTAAGAAGGTTATTAATAAACTTGAATCGTTACGAGCATCCTTCTTTTGGGGTGGAAAAGAAGAAGAGCGAAAGGTTCATTGGATTAAGTGGCGTGTGGTTCTTAACCCGATTAATTGTGGCGGGTTAGGAGTGGCGAGTCTTCGTTCTCTTAACTTGGCGCTAATTTACAAGTGGAGATGGAGGTTGGTTTTGAATCATTCTTCAAGTTGGACAAAGATTATAAAGGCAATCCAGGGTAATAGTTTTGGTGATGATATCCCTTGTGAAAAAACGCTACTGGTGTGTGGAACTCTATTAAGAAATGCATAGATGATATTCACTCTTCTAATGCTATTGTTGCATCTAGTTTAAGGCTTTCCATTGGTAACGGCACATCGGCTAACTTTTGGTCTGATCCATGGCATGAAGGTATTACATTGGCATCTAAATTCCCACGTTTTTTCGCGTTAGAAACCAATAAAATATGCAAAGTGTCGGATCGTGTTCTTGTTCCGGGTGGTTCTTTTGCGTGGCGCAGAAATCCTAGAGGGGGTGTCGAATCTTCGCAACTTTGTTTATTGTTAAACATTGTGAACCATGTTACTCTTCTTGCGGACGATGATCAATGGTGTTGGGATGGGTTTAATTCCGGTTCATTTTCGGTTGCTCAAGCGAGAAAGCTGATCGATAAACTTGATCATGTTAACTCGCTTCGGCCCACTCTTTGGTGTAAGTACGTCCCCATTAAACTCAATGTTTTTGTTTGGCGTCTTCGTTATCTCAGGCTCCCGACGAGATTGAACTTGCTGGCTCGAGGGTTGGATTTTGATAATGGTGCTTGTGGCTTGTGCGCTAATGAATTAGAAGATGAATTTCATTTGTTTACCATCTGTGAGACTAGTAAAGATGTATGGAGACAAGTTGGTAGATGGATTAACATGAACATTCCTCTCTGGAGTTCCATTGATGCTATTTGGGCACGGGTGGATGGTGTCCCAATTATTGGCAAGCAAAGAATCATTCTCCGGGTCGTTATCATCGCTATTTTATGGAGCATTTGGAGGATTCGAAATAGCACCGTCTTCAAGGATCCCAAATTCCGGAAATGTCATGTTTTTGATAGCATTGTTGTTTCTAGCTTTAATTGGTTGTTTTCGAGATTCTCAAAGGTTAGAGTAAATTGGTCTGTGTGGTTACAAGATCCAATGAACGCTTTGTAATTTGTTTTCTAGCTTCTCGCTAGTTTTTTTAATATAATTTCTTCTGCCGTCCAAAAAAAACATAGTTAGgtgttaaaaaaatatttttatttataaatttttttttccagATAATAAAACGTTTAAAGTACAAATAAAATTACAACATTTGAATCGTATATGGTACCCTCTTTTAATGAAAGGGATTGTTTGGAAACTATAAAAATAAATGGGAAATGGCGTAATGCGCACCCATTGAGCGGGTAACGACGTGGACTCGAGCCATTCTTCTTTGCCTGCGTAGTtcatctttttattttttattttttattattccaTCTATATCCAATTGAAAGATTCAAGTGTAAAATGTTACACAATATACCCTTGCATTTTCATTTGTTAGACAAAATGGTCAAGAAACTGATTAATTTGTTACTATTATTCTTTAGTGTTCATCACTTTTGTAATATTGTTGCTACGTTAGTGCTACATtacatataaatttatttgataCGATTATGTTATTGGCGATCATATTAGCTTTCATGATTATACCTAAGCAAATAGTTTTACTATTTCTCGTGCGGTTAAAGTATCATCCATACTGATGTAATTAATGTAATTACTTATCAAATAATCaaagaataataaaaaaaatgtttataGAAGTTGTGACGTTTATTTATAGAAGTATTGTACTACAACAACATTACTTAATCTCGCTGAAGTAGCGTATAAGGCATAAATGTATTACTATATTATTAACATCAAAAGTTCAAACGAAAACCACAAAAATTTACGGACTATAAGAATTTTTAAATTATAGAGACTTTgacatgttattttttttttaaaggcaaatgaAATTTTATTAACACACAATATCAATTACAAATATAACATTGGGATCCATATACAAACATTAAACACCAATGCCATAAACAAGTACATTATACACGAACAGAACTTTGACATGTTAATAAGTTAAATCACATGTGATAATTGATGTAGATTAATACTAAATTGAAAGAATTTAAGAAAATCTCAAATTTACATTTGTAATCGattttatattttagggtttacATGTGCATGTTTAGTATATGAACATACATATATTTCACATAATGTAATAGTATTACATGTATTTTGTGATTTTAAACTTTGTTTGTCAATAATAAGAACATTAAATAACGTATTTAATTAGTCAGTGTGTTACTATGTATAAAGTAATTTGTGTTtcaacataatattattaataataaatttttttttattcttttctttTATCAATAATCATTTATCATCTATTCTGTTATATTGTAAACTTTTTTTCTCTTTCTTTTGAAAAGTAAGCATTTCCATTACATTGTAAACTAATATTTGTATACACTGCTAATTTATGTAGAATTTATGGTACAATCAAGTGATGTTTGATGTGTCTGTTATGTATACACCCCTTTTCCCTTTTGCTTGTCAACAAATTAAATGTGATGCAAAATATAACGGAATAAAATGAAATTTATATATGTTAAAGTTGTTTTGGGTAGACCTTAAATAGTAGAGGGGAGTTAAAAGACAAGTTAACTATAAGTTGAAGATTCCAAATCCAATAGCACAAACCAACATCCTCCTATAGAATAAGATTCTCAAATTTACTAGTATATAAGATTCCGTTACAAAAGTATTTATTAAAGTGCAACCTgcctctatatttttttttatttaattatcaaATATTCATCTATATTACCTCAATGCCTAAATCATCAATACGTAATATATGTTTATATACAATACAATTATCGAAATATACATAGAGAGAGCACATATCAAGGAAACAAGTTTTGGGAGATTTGGTCATAAAATGTGGGAAATGTTTTTCTCTACTCAGGTTATATGAGAAAGTAACTAATTTTATTTAGATATAGGATAGGATTCAATGGGGTACCTCGTGCTCGTTTCCTTGAATTTTTCTGACCGTTGAAAGATACATTGCTAGTATCTTGTTAAGATGTTAGGACCACAATTTTTAAgttttacattattaattaattattaataaataatttctAGTTGACTTTTCTATACGTTAAAATCATCTTCTGTGAGTGTCAACATGTATATAATTTTTCATGAATTATAAACATACTTTTAATAACCGGCCAGTTCATTTCAAGCATTAAGTAATTATTTTTCTTTAGACTTTCGAAAATCTTTTTCATGCAGCTTCCAATGTGCTCATATAGTCATATGTGTATATGTCCAAAtttatattctcattttttattaattatatcttatttatgtctgtaacatcccgcgtttttccgttaaatttattttaacaccgtcttttttttttttttttttttataatatccctcgttatttaattttaacgtcacccgtttacacgagcgtttttaaaatattcgtttggttaattcccgcacccgctttgaaactcgagggaccaaagttgcaaaggggcctaactagtgactaggtcaactagtcaaaccccatctcatccattcattttcaccaacactttcaccttcttcctccctttttctctctacttcccttttatgaacacaaaaccctcaaacacaaattcatcatctaaaaccgaatcatggagcaaacatcaaaacaaattacattttcgtgatcctctcttcatcctctacattttgataccaatttcatctcatttgggtaactttctaaaatcactaattttctttaaattcgtgtttttgacttaaaattttgttagttagtgtctatggctcgtgtataacatgaatatatgttttgtttgctcgatttgttgatttggagtaactagtatgaactttgaaatgagtgtgcttaatctttgattttgaatgattaaatgttgtttaattgttaatgttcatgtattaaatgtgttactagcatcattagcttcaatttgatgtgtaggttgattaagaaaacttcaaaagcatgattattgattttgagatgtttgactagggtttgatagttcttgacatgaatttttggatgcttgaatgccatggaatgttaattgttagtgtttagttgtaatgtatgcttcattaccttcaaaacggcatatcatatgtgagaattggattcccgaaactcaaaatgcatttgaggaacttgaaaatttgaaaatagacttttattgatcacttgacgagaaatcggttgttgaaaatgatgtttttgattgatgatatgtggttagttgtattcctcgtcaaaataccttttcaacgatatatgataggcattataagtgtttccGGGTCATAAATTAGGTTAGTTTGatatttggttcgtgcacttagagttgcagcaaacagggcctggaaacaaaccaggacgccgtccagaaactcaggacgccgtcccaccttttgaacctggacgccgtctaggatatcaggacgccatcccacccttcattttgggacgccgtctagccatttgggacgccgtcccattgtactaaaactggctgtttgagttgtcatttgacgaaaaatgtttgggatgttctagacctctaattcacttgcaacttgttttaacatgcttatatatgaataactagcatagaaaatttgtccgagacccgacccgaacatgttgactttttcgttgactttgacccgaccaagtttgactttttgtcaaacttaacaaattaattatgcaatctttctaacatgattctatacttgtatcttgcatgaaacttgacaacgtgattcacatgctatactattcgagtcgtaacgagccataggactaattgaacacatttcacccgaccttgtatcgtaaccggttaattgacacaacttacttgtttaggtcaaggctaagcaactttcatgcatacgttactttgtgaagtacttttatactcgtgcactcgaggtgagatcatagtcccacctttgcaaatacttttatacttttaaatcgtgggctgagaaacatatactttatatacattcatacggtttatactttcatactttgaatacaaatgcgaatacaagagcaaagatacatacgagttagaacgaaaatcctcaagttcaattaccattagttacacttgtagggtgtgagcgagaaattatgttgtgtggccatgcgggtttgacgaaccctcatctgacggatgaaacgtatttttggTATATAGTggaggttctaacactattatgcagaggtaagattcagttaagttttggtaattgggtgctcgtgatacagacaacatcttttgggatgtatacgcttgatattcactttatactaaatcttatggtttacaaacacatctttagagatgtatacgccttgatactaaaccttgtgattcaaaaacatacttttacaaatacatttatgatctcaccaacgtttttcgttgacagttttctacatgttttctcaggttcatacttggctacttgatacatgcttccgcactcttgattacttgattggagtcaaccatgcatgcatacgctagggatagcacttttggattcaaacttttgtttacatacttacgctatttatagcaactgtgtttttaaactaattatgtcgcaagttatttcatttatactttatgacttttgtaaacttagacttgttgtcgaacggttttgtaaactaaacttgcaagtcttgtacctttcaaatgaatgcgacataattttggtcaa from Rutidosis leptorrhynchoides isolate AG116_Rl617_1_P2 chromosome 9, CSIRO_AGI_Rlap_v1, whole genome shotgun sequence harbors:
- the LOC139868954 gene encoding uncharacterized protein; translation: MASLLLNGSPSSEFPIGRGLRQDDVLFMGEWSQSNASNLKLILDCFFRVSGLKINLLKSSLYGVRVSQVEVNQLAENIDCCPSSLPFHHLGLLVGYNMNKTENWNCVIDKARKRLASWKANLISIGGRLTLLKSVLGAIGT